TGCCTCGACCAGTCATAGAGAAGGCCATCTCGCTGCTTGGGCAGCACCGGTTCTGGCAATACTTCGGACAGACCGAGTTTCCCCTGGCGATTGCTGCCTTGCGACCTGAAGATCATGTGCCCGAGCTGCTTGGTGCATGTGGCCGACCCTCGATAGATGTTGAAATTCGTTTGGTCGATGAGGCCGGGAATGATGTTCCTGACGGCAAAGAGGGGGAAATTGCCGTGCGTGGCCCCTCAATGATGGCCGGTTACTTCAATGCGCCCGCTCTTAACCAGGAGATGTTCTTCGATGATGGTTGGCTGCGTACTCGAGACGTGGGCATCTTCGATGAGCGAGGCTTTCTGCATCTTAAAGACCGCACCTCGGACATGATCATCTCCGGTGGCTACAACGTGTATCCGCGAGAGGTCGAGGACGTCCTTCTCGCTCACCCTGCTGTGGCGGAATGTGCTGTGGTAGGGCTAAAGGATCCCAAATGGGTTGAAGTCGTAACGGCTGTAGTGGTGCTCAAACCGGGGCAAGTGAGCACGGAGTCTGAGCTGATCAACTTCGTCGCCGCGCAAGTGGCCTCCTACAAGAAGCCTCAGAAGGTCATCTTCGTCTCAGCGCTACCGAAGACGCTAATTGGCAAGATCAACCGGCGTGTGCTCCGAGAGGAGCTAGCAGCTTCCTAGGTTTCTGGGACACGATTGCTGTCGGTAGCTAGCTGCTTAGCATTGGGCTGAGCGGTGCTTGAATCGGCCTGGAGATGTTTAGGCAGCGTGCAAAACCCTATCTTCCCGTCATGCAGAAAAGCCCCGAGCTGCATTTCAGTTCGGGGCTTTTGCTTTGCGCCATTGCAAGATGTCCAAGACAGGCCTGGCGGCGGCACCTCTCCACGGATAACGTTCATCTGCATTTCTGAATCCTGGTACGCCAGTCCTTCAAATTCGGCCTCGAAATGATCATTACCACGGTTTTACCGAGGCTCCAGCGCAAGCGATCTTGCGTTGCAGAAACCCATTCTTTTCAGCGGCTTGTTGTGGTCGACTGTCATGCATCGTCTGCACCTGGCACGTCTATAGGGCACCTCTAAAAACCCGATTCAGACCTGAATACAAGGCGTGAAGAGGCGGCTAGCACAAAGAATATGTGGTCAGTACCTATCGCAATGGGGGGGAATGCAGGCCGGAGAAACCGGCCTGTTGTCATCTTTACGCCATCTCCAGCAGGCACGACATCCTTTTCAGGTTGTACACCGCTGATTTGATCGTCAGACCAAACTGCGCGCGTGCCAAGCCAATGCTGCGAATCGTCTTGCCGCCCATCTGCGCTAGGCTGGCAAATACGTGTTCAACCCGAGCGCGTGGGCTGGCGATACGCTTGTTGCGAGCCTTGTCCCGCTTGCCGATGGGCTTACCGGCTTGTCCTTTGCGCTGAATATGCGGGCGCCCATTGAGCTTGAGCCAGTGCTCGCGTGGCTTGTCGTGATAGTCACGATCAGCCCAGAAGTCACGGCTGCTGTTCCCTCGATCCAGGACATCGACCAAGTGAAGTGTGTCGGCCTCGCAGGCATCACTCACCCGCACGTTGCGGATCAGTTTGTGCCGATGATCTACGCTGACCGACAGCTTGTAGCTGAAGTACGATTTGCCATGCTTTTTCGTCCAGCGCGCCTCGACATCCTTTTGTCGGCGTTTCGCTGGTTCCCACTCGATGGGCGCTGCTCGCTGCTTCACTACTTCCTGTTCTTCAGCCGTGCTGTGCTGGGTTGGCGCGCGGACGATGCTGGCATCGATGATCTGCCCTTCGCGTGCGTTGAAGCCGCTGAGCTGCAGTTGGCGCTGCACTTCATCAAAAATCAGATGCTCGACCTTGGCCTGAACGAGCCGCTCACGGAAATTCCAGATCGTATTGCGATCCGGCACGCGCGCAGTGTTCTTCAGCCCGGCAAAGCGCTGAAAGCTCATGCGGTCGAGTAGCTGGAACTCCATCTGTTCGTCGGACAGGTTGAACAACTGCTGCAAGACCAGCAGGCGCGTCATGAGCTCTGTTGGGTACGGAGGCCTACCGCCTTTAGCGCGACTCGGGCGAGGAACCCAGCGGTCGATCTCCTCGGCCATGAGGCGGAAGTCGACATGCTTGTTCAGCAAGGCCAGCGGATCGCCCAAACTGTCGAGTTTCGCTTCACGTTCCTGGTCGGCAAATAGGCTGAGCATGCGCGGGTAGTCCTGTGGTTCAGAGACTCAGATTTTAATGGGAGCAGCCGGTTTTTGGAGGTTCCCAAAGGGGCGCAGTGAGCATACGGCATAACGCGAAAGCCCCGATTTTTCTGGCTTTGGGCAACAACGGGCACCCGTCAAAACGGGTTCAATCTCCCTTCTTCCCGCCACATAGAAAAGCCCCGAACTGCATTGCGTCGGGGCTTGGTTTTTCTGCTTTCCCGGAAAGTCCCGGCTTTCGCCAGGAGCCTTCTCGCTTCAGACCTTGTCCAGATCGGACGCCTGGTGCCGTTCGGGTACTTGCTCCGACTCATCGCCCCAGGTGCGGTTGACGCGGCGGCCGCGTTGCACGGCTTCGCGTTGGGCGATTTCTTCGGCCCAGCGCAGTACGTGGGGGTATTCGTGAACGGAGAGGAATTCTGCGGCCGAGTAGACGTTGTTGCGCACCAGTTCGCCATACCAGGGCCATACGGCGATATCGGCGATGCTGTAGGTGTCGCCGGCCAGGTAGCGGTTGTCGGCGAGGCGCTGGTTGAGCACGTCCAGTTGGCGCTTGGTTTCCATGGTGAAGCGGTTGATGGCGTACTCGTACTTTTCCGGGGCGTAGACGTAGAAGTGGCCGAAGCCGCCGCCCAGGTAGGGCGCCGAGCCCATCTGCCAGAACAGCCAATTGAGGGTTTCGGTACGGCCTGCCGGATCCTTGGGCAGGAAGGCGCCGAATTTTTCTGCCAGGTAGAGCAGGATCGAGCCGGACTCGAACACGCGGATCGGGGGCGTGGTGCTGCGGTCGAGCAGGGCGGGGATTTTCGAGTTCGGGTTGACGCCGACGAAACCGCTGGAGAACTGGTCGCCCTCGCCGATGCGAATGAGCCAGGCGTCGTATTCGGCGCCGGCGTGGCCCTGGGCAAGCAGTTCTTCCAGCAGGATGGTCACCTTCACGCCGTTGGGGGTGGCCAGGGAGTAGAGCTGCAGCGGGTGCTGGCCGACCGGCAGTTCCTTCTCGTGAGTCGCCCCTGCAACCGGGCGGTTGATCTTGGAGAACTGGCCACCGGATGCTGCCAGGTGTTGCCAGACCTTCGGCGGTACGTAGGTGGATTGGGTCATCGATGCCTCGCTTGTCGAAGTGTGACGGGTGCAGTTGCAGCCAAGGCTATCTGGATTGCGCCCGAAATTTGAATGCATAGCGTGCATTTGGATTATCGGCTTGGATGATAGTGCCTGCCGATGATTGCGTTCGTCAGGTGTCGTGGTGGGTGGCAGGGGGAGGGGATGTTTCGCCCGTTTGCACGTCGTTGGGATTTTCCGGCGTAGCGAAGCCCCAGTCGCCGTCCAGGTACCAGTCGTCACCGAGCATTTCCACCGGGTGCA
The genomic region above belongs to Pseudomonas sp. GOM7 and contains:
- a CDS encoding IS5 family transposase, with product MLSLFADQEREAKLDSLGDPLALLNKHVDFRLMAEEIDRWVPRPSRAKGGRPPYPTELMTRLLVLQQLFNLSDEQMEFQLLDRMSFQRFAGLKNTARVPDRNTIWNFRERLVQAKVEHLIFDEVQRQLQLSGFNAREGQIIDASIVRAPTQHSTAEEQEVVKQRAAPIEWEPAKRRQKDVEARWTKKHGKSYFSYKLSVSVDHRHKLIRNVRVSDACEADTLHLVDVLDRGNSSRDFWADRDYHDKPREHWLKLNGRPHIQRKGQAGKPIGKRDKARNKRIASPRARVEHVFASLAQMGGKTIRSIGLARAQFGLTIKSAVYNLKRMSCLLEMA
- the yghU gene encoding glutathione-dependent disulfide-bond oxidoreductase, whose product is MTQSTYVPPKVWQHLAASGGQFSKINRPVAGATHEKELPVGQHPLQLYSLATPNGVKVTILLEELLAQGHAGAEYDAWLIRIGEGDQFSSGFVGVNPNSKIPALLDRSTTPPIRVFESGSILLYLAEKFGAFLPKDPAGRTETLNWLFWQMGSAPYLGGGFGHFYVYAPEKYEYAINRFTMETKRQLDVLNQRLADNRYLAGDTYSIADIAVWPWYGELVRNNVYSAAEFLSVHEYPHVLRWAEEIAQREAVQRGRRVNRTWGDESEQVPERHQASDLDKV
- a CDS encoding DUF3079 domain-containing protein, giving the protein MSKKFPLLPKHPERVCWGCDRYCPATDLACGNGADRTMHPVEMLGDDWYLDGDWGFATPENPNDVQTGETSPPPATHHDT